The following coding sequences are from one Paenibacillus stellifer window:
- a CDS encoding polyprenyl synthetase family protein, with protein sequence MKLHEALHIEISEVNREIERLVTSDRDVPADSPLRSGIMELIGSGGKRLRPLMVIVGGRFGKKKPGRRTFQLAAAAEFIHAASLIHDDIIDGAELRRGQPALHTRTGVLPAVHIGNYMSARVIELLSQHAGDKNRYVHDLSAVATAQLCIGEYQQMEHAYDYGLTLEQYVEKSLNKTAMLMATCLRIGALSTEGAQETADALYVFGEALGIAFQIQDDLLDFTQSSEALGKPAGSDLRNGQVTLPVMYALQNPELAPVIRRVGPHSSEEEIEEALAAIAGSGALERTEETCRRYLEQAADIAQLRLRNFPAYADLETLLRYFSGRDN encoded by the coding sequence ATGAAACTGCACGAAGCCTTGCATATCGAGATTAGTGAAGTCAACCGCGAAATCGAGCGGCTGGTAACGAGCGACCGGGATGTGCCGGCCGATTCGCCGCTGCGTTCCGGAATTATGGAGCTTATCGGCTCGGGCGGCAAGCGCCTTCGGCCGCTTATGGTTATCGTGGGCGGCCGGTTTGGCAAGAAGAAGCCCGGACGGCGCACCTTCCAGCTTGCGGCTGCGGCGGAATTCATTCATGCCGCCTCGCTCATTCACGACGATATTATCGACGGGGCCGAGCTGCGGCGGGGTCAGCCCGCCCTGCATACCCGGACGGGCGTTCTTCCCGCCGTGCATATCGGCAACTATATGTCGGCCCGGGTCATCGAACTGCTGAGCCAGCATGCTGGAGACAAGAACCGTTATGTGCATGATCTCTCAGCTGTCGCCACCGCCCAGCTGTGCATCGGCGAGTATCAGCAGATGGAGCATGCCTATGATTACGGACTTACTCTGGAGCAATACGTGGAGAAATCCCTGAACAAGACGGCGATGCTGATGGCAACCTGCCTGCGGATTGGCGCGCTGTCTACGGAAGGCGCGCAGGAGACAGCCGACGCTCTGTATGTCTTCGGCGAAGCGCTCGGCATCGCCTTTCAGATTCAGGACGACCTGCTGGACTTCACCCAGTCGTCAGAGGCGCTGGGCAAGCCGGCAGGAAGCGATCTCCGGAATGGACAGGTTACGCTGCCGGTTATGTACGCGCTGCAGAATCCGGAGCTCGCGCCTGTCATCCGGCGCGTCGGCCCCCATTCCTCCGAGGAAGAGATTGAGGAGGCGCTCGCTGCCATTGCCGGCAGCGGCGCACTGGAGCGCACGGAGGAGACCTGCCGGCGCTATCTGGAGCAGGCGGCCGACATCGCGCAGCTGCGGCTCCGGAACTTCCCGGCCTATGCCGACCTGGAGACGCTGCTCCGCTATTTCTCGGGCAGAGACAACTGA